A region of Sphingomonas crusticola DNA encodes the following proteins:
- a CDS encoding TonB-dependent receptor — MRGLIPFALALSLATPSLAQDLQSQEIIVTGSRAEQDGYQRDMPAVGLRRTADFLVQEVIIRGDTRDPKQRGVEIRQMLERAVQLAGKHGVQLAFGDYILTPLTLGNLDQITLSNDTRPDSQKIEFLVKAPLGGKESGTTAEKRIADYIEAVPEVGRAQMDMSGDSSLSIVGPDQYRVQIADKVMEDARALSAKMGAGYAVSIEGLNMPVLWTRAGASEVMLYVPYKLIIVPKP; from the coding sequence ATGCGAGGCTTAATTCCGTTTGCGCTGGCTTTAAGTCTGGCCACGCCGTCCTTGGCACAGGACCTCCAGTCGCAGGAGATCATCGTAACCGGCAGCCGCGCCGAACAGGATGGCTATCAGCGCGATATGCCCGCGGTCGGGCTGCGGCGGACGGCGGATTTCCTCGTGCAGGAGGTCATAATCCGCGGCGACACGCGCGATCCGAAACAGCGGGGCGTGGAAATTCGTCAGATGCTGGAGCGGGCCGTGCAACTGGCGGGCAAGCACGGCGTCCAGCTCGCCTTTGGCGACTATATCCTCACGCCGCTGACCCTGGGCAATCTGGATCAGATAACCCTCTCCAACGACACGCGACCGGACAGCCAGAAGATCGAATTTCTGGTCAAAGCACCGCTTGGGGGCAAGGAAAGCGGCACGACCGCCGAAAAACGGATCGCGGACTATATCGAAGCCGTTCCCGAAGTCGGCCGGGCGCAGATGGATATGTCTGGCGACTCCTCCTTGTCGATCGTCGGTCCGGATCAATATCGCGTGCAGATCGCGGACAAGGTGATGGAGGATGCGCGCGCGCTTTCGGCCAAGATGGGCGCGGGCTATGCGGTGTCGATCGAAGGCCTGAATATGCCCGTTCTATGGACACGCGCCGGGGCATCGGAGGTGATGCTGTACGTGCCCTATAAGCTGATTATCGTTCCCAAGCCCTAA